From Drosophila nasuta strain 15112-1781.00 chromosome X, ASM2355853v1, whole genome shotgun sequence, one genomic window encodes:
- the LOC132796385 gene encoding G1/S-specific cyclin-D2 isoform X1, with protein MDLLCSESLQTDSEQALNVVIQNQSKSTAVAERTSKQQHININGNSPHCSLGCDYRSSNVKKKTSAAADKSDLIKDSPVVACNMSKLVYVFTSVASSPSTGESTTTTATSNSPQQNTQSIGYQATNQQPPPPTHNSPNTKTINRSLTTINTNAADPDPDIHNKHANAHLVVNDPTFKTDRCLENALKTEEKHQQQITKTYFQTIQKDITPPMRKIVAEWMMEVCIEEKCQEEVVLLALGYMDRFLFSKSVRKTHLQILAAACLLLASKLREPHCYALSAELLVFYTDNSINKDDLIKWELFVLSRLGWDLSSVTPLDFLELLIIRLPVKNKNFSGLNIEQVRQHAQTFISLAAKEHKFATYTASTIAASSIAASICGLKWDLSTGHNIHFLLSLLTDLTSVGQDQLQQCMMQMEDIFKEHSHNLQPYFVTVENPPALKGYYNQYSHQQYHQYQKSMMPVLQTCKMQAQGAKELHEIEF; from the exons ATGGATCTACTATGTTCGGAGAGTTTACAAACTGATTCCGAGCAGGCCTTAAACGTTGTGATTCAAAACCAATCGAAGTCCACCGCAGTTGCTGaaagaacttcaaaacaacaacatattaatattaatggcAACTCTCCGCATTGCTCTTTAGGCTGCGATTATCGATCGAGCAACGTTAAGAAGAAGACTTCCGCCGCCGCCGACAAGAGTGATTTAATTAAAGATTCGCCCGTTGTTGCTTGCAATATGAGTAAGCTCGTTTATGTATTCACTTCTGTCGCGTCTTCTCCTTCCACTGGtgaatcaacaacaacaacagctacatcAAACAGTCCACAACAAAATACGCAGTCAATCGGTTATCAAGCCACTAATCAGCAGCCGCCGCCACCTACGCATAATTCtccaaacacaaaaacaataaatcgATCATTAACAACCATAAATACGAATGCCGCTGATCCCGATCCAGATATTCATAATAAACATGCGAATGCACATTTGGTTGTTAATGATCCCACATTCAAAACTGATCGCTGCTTAGAAAATGCGCTCAAAACTGAAGAGaaacatcaacagcaaattACCAAAACATATTTCCAAACGATTCAAAAAGATATAACGCCTCCTATGCGCAAAATTGTTGCTGAATGGATGATGGAA GTGTGCATCGAGGAGAAATGTCAAGAGGAGGTTGTTTTATTGGCGCTAGGCTATATGGAtcgttttctattttctaaaTCGGTTCGAAAAACACATCTACAAATTTTAGCCGCCGCCTGCTTACTGCTCGCTTCTAAACTACGCGAACCTCATTGTTATGCACTATCCGCGGAGCTCTTAGTTTTCTACACGGATAATAGCATAAACAAAGATGATTTAATA aaatgGGAATTATTCGTGTTAAGCCGTCTAGGCTGGGATCTTTCATCGGTGACGCCCTTAGATTTCCTAGAGCTCTTGATCATACGTCTGCCCGTCAAGAATAAAAACTTTTCGGGCTTGAACATTGAGCAAGTACGCCAGCACGCTCAGACATTCATATCATTAGCTGCCAAAG AACACAAGTTTGCTACATATACGGCTAGCACAATTGCGGCATCCAGCATTGCTGCATCGATTTGTGGTCTCAAATGGGATCTGAGCACTGGTCACAATATTCATTTTCTATTAAGCCTGCTTACTGATCTAACTAGTGTGGGACAG GATCAACTTCAACAATGCATGATGCAAATGGAGGACATATTTAAGGAGCACAGTCATAATTTGCAACCATATTTTGTGACCGTTGAGAATCCTCCAGCGTTAAAAGGATATTATAATCAATATTCACATCAGCAGTATCATCAGTATCAAAAGTCCATGATGCCAGTCTTGCAGACGTGCAAAATGCAGGCTCAAGGAGCAAAGGAGCTACACGAAATTgagttttga
- the LOC132796385 gene encoding G1/S-specific cyclin-D2 isoform X2 produces the protein MSKLVYVFTSVASSPSTGESTTTTATSNSPQQNTQSIGYQATNQQPPPPTHNSPNTKTINRSLTTINTNAADPDPDIHNKHANAHLVVNDPTFKTDRCLENALKTEEKHQQQITKTYFQTIQKDITPPMRKIVAEWMMEVCIEEKCQEEVVLLALGYMDRFLFSKSVRKTHLQILAAACLLLASKLREPHCYALSAELLVFYTDNSINKDDLIKWELFVLSRLGWDLSSVTPLDFLELLIIRLPVKNKNFSGLNIEQVRQHAQTFISLAAKEHKFATYTASTIAASSIAASICGLKWDLSTGHNIHFLLSLLTDLTSVGQDQLQQCMMQMEDIFKEHSHNLQPYFVTVENPPALKGYYNQYSHQQYHQYQKSMMPVLQTCKMQAQGAKELHEIEF, from the exons ATGAGTAAGCTCGTTTATGTATTCACTTCTGTCGCGTCTTCTCCTTCCACTGGtgaatcaacaacaacaacagctacatcAAACAGTCCACAACAAAATACGCAGTCAATCGGTTATCAAGCCACTAATCAGCAGCCGCCGCCACCTACGCATAATTCtccaaacacaaaaacaataaatcgATCATTAACAACCATAAATACGAATGCCGCTGATCCCGATCCAGATATTCATAATAAACATGCGAATGCACATTTGGTTGTTAATGATCCCACATTCAAAACTGATCGCTGCTTAGAAAATGCGCTCAAAACTGAAGAGaaacatcaacagcaaattACCAAAACATATTTCCAAACGATTCAAAAAGATATAACGCCTCCTATGCGCAAAATTGTTGCTGAATGGATGATGGAA GTGTGCATCGAGGAGAAATGTCAAGAGGAGGTTGTTTTATTGGCGCTAGGCTATATGGAtcgttttctattttctaaaTCGGTTCGAAAAACACATCTACAAATTTTAGCCGCCGCCTGCTTACTGCTCGCTTCTAAACTACGCGAACCTCATTGTTATGCACTATCCGCGGAGCTCTTAGTTTTCTACACGGATAATAGCATAAACAAAGATGATTTAATA aaatgGGAATTATTCGTGTTAAGCCGTCTAGGCTGGGATCTTTCATCGGTGACGCCCTTAGATTTCCTAGAGCTCTTGATCATACGTCTGCCCGTCAAGAATAAAAACTTTTCGGGCTTGAACATTGAGCAAGTACGCCAGCACGCTCAGACATTCATATCATTAGCTGCCAAAG AACACAAGTTTGCTACATATACGGCTAGCACAATTGCGGCATCCAGCATTGCTGCATCGATTTGTGGTCTCAAATGGGATCTGAGCACTGGTCACAATATTCATTTTCTATTAAGCCTGCTTACTGATCTAACTAGTGTGGGACAG GATCAACTTCAACAATGCATGATGCAAATGGAGGACATATTTAAGGAGCACAGTCATAATTTGCAACCATATTTTGTGACCGTTGAGAATCCTCCAGCGTTAAAAGGATATTATAATCAATATTCACATCAGCAGTATCATCAGTATCAAAAGTCCATGATGCCAGTCTTGCAGACGTGCAAAATGCAGGCTCAAGGAGCAAAGGAGCTACACGAAATTgagttttga